A DNA window from Bos javanicus breed banteng chromosome 10, ARS-OSU_banteng_1.0, whole genome shotgun sequence contains the following coding sequences:
- the PIF1 gene encoding ATP-dependent DNA helicase PIF1 isoform X1, protein MILYSQNLKVSRVLLLPAGRLFSTGSSECWHKPAEAAAMLSGTQAAAAECEDGELRCRVAVEELSPGGQPRRRQSLRTAELSLGRNERRELMLRLQAPGPAGRPRCFPVRAARLFTRFAAAGRSTLRFPADSTPRASAVQLLLSDCPPDRLRRFLHTLRLKLAAAPGPGPASARTQLLGPRPRDFISISPVQPEELRRAAATRVTDTTPVKRPTEPRAGAKPRTEVTRWPLPVKRLRLPPTKPELSKEQAAVLRAVLKGQSIFFTGSAGTGKSYLLKRILGSLPPTGTVATASTGVAACHIGGTTLHAFAGIGSGQAPLAQCVALAQRPGVRQGWLNCQRLVIDEISMVEADLFDKLEAVARAVRQQNKPFGGIQLIICGDFLQLPPVTKGSQLPQFCFQAKSWRRCVPVTLELTEVWRQTDKTFISLLQAVRLGRCSDEVTRQLRATAAHKVGRDGIVATRLCTHQDDVALTNERQLQELPGEVHSFEAMDSDPEQARTLDAQCPVSQLLQLKLGAQVMLVKNLAVSRGLVNGARGVVVGFEAEGRGLPQVRFLCGVTEVIRADRWTVQTTGGQLLSRQQLPLQLAWAISIHKSQGMSLDCVEMSLGRVFASGQAYVALSRARSLQGLRVLDFDPMVVRCDPRVLSFYATLWRDRALSLVRGSHPMVGRMWPWVAWELRGREGQKH, encoded by the exons ATGATTCTCTACTCCCAGAATTTGAAAGTTTCCAGGGTGCTACTACTGCCTGCAGGCCGACTTTTCTCAACTGGTTCGTCCGAGTGCTGGCACAA ACCTGCAGAGGCGGCGGCGATGCTTTCGGGCACCCAGGCAGCGGCCGCAGAATGCGAGGACGGAGAACTGCGGTGCCGTGTGGCCGTGGAGGAGCTGAGCCCCGGTGGGCAGCCGCGAAGGCGCCAGTCCCTACGCACCGCGGAGCTGAGCCTGGGTCGTAACGAGCGCCGCGAGTTGATGCTGAGGCTGCAGGCGCCCGGGCCCGCTGGGCGGCCGCGCTGCTTCCCCGTGCGCGCCGCGCGCCTCTTCACCCGCTTCGCTGCAGCCGGGCGCAGCACTCTGCGGTTCCCCGCCGACAGCACTCCCCGAGCCAGCGCCGTCCAGCTGCTGCTCTCCGATTGCCCCCCGGACCGCCTGCGCCGCTTCCTGCACACGCTGCGCCTCAAGCTGGCGGCGGCCCCGGGTCCCGGGCCGGCCTCCGCCCGCACGCAGCTGCTTGGCCCGCGGCCCCGCGACTTCATCAGCATCAGCCCCGTGCAGCCCGAGGAGTTGCGGCGTGCGGCGGCCACCCGGGTCACGGATACCACGCCGGTGAAGCGGCCCACGGAACCTCGGGCGGGAGCCAAGCCCCGCACC GAAGTCACAAGGTGGCCCCTGCCTGTGAAGAGGCTGAGATTGCCCCCCACCAAACCAGAGCTTTCCAAGGAACAGGCTGCTGTCCTGAGGGCTGTCCTGAAAGGCCAGAGCATTTTCTTCACTGGAAGTGCAG ggacggggaagtcttACCTGCTGAAGCGTATCCTGGGCTCACTGCCTCCCACGGGCACTGTGGCCACTGCCAGCACTGGGGTGGCAGCCTGCCACATCGGGGGTACTACCCTCCATGCCTTTGCAG GTATTGGCTCAGGCCAAGCTCCCCTGGCCCAGTGTGTGGCCCTGGCCCAGCGGCCCGGTGTGCGGCAGGGTTGGCTGAACTGCCAGCGGCTAGTCATTGATGAGATCTCCATGGTGGAAGCGGACCTGTTTGACAAGCTGGAGGCCGTGGCCAG AGCTGTCCGGCAGCAGAATAAGCCATTCGGAGGGATCCAGCTCATCATCTGTGGGGACTTCCTGCAGCTGCCACCTGTAACCAAGGGATCCCAGCTCCCGCAGTTCTGCTTCCAG GCCAAGAGCTGGAGGAGGTGTGTCCCAGTGACCCTGGAACTGACTGAGGTGTGGAGGCAAACAGACAAGACCTTCATCTCTCTGCTGCAAGCTGTGCGGCTGGGCAG GTGCTCAGATGAAGTCACCCGCCAGCTCCGGGCCACAGCTGCCCACAAGGTGGGGCGAGATGGGATTGTGGCCACAAGGCTCTGCACCCACCAGGATGACGTGGCCCTTACCAATGAGAGGCAGCTGCAGGAACTACCAG GCGAAGTACACAGCTTTGAGGCCATGGACAGTGACCCTGAGCAAGCCCGGACCCTGGATGCCCAGTGTCCTGTTAGCCAGCTCCTTCAGCTAAAGCTGGGGGCCCAG GTGATGCTGGTGAAGAACTTGGCAGTGTCTCGGGGCTTGGTGAATGGTGCCCGAGGGGTGGTAGTCGGGTTCGAGGCCGAGGGGAGAG GGCTGCCCCAGGTACGGTTCCTGTGTGGAGTCACCGAGGTCATCCGTGCTGACCGCTGGACGGTGCAGACCACTGGAGGCCAGCTCCTCAGCCGGCAGCAGCTGCCCTTGCAGCTGGCCTGGGCAATTTCCATTCACAAGAGCCAG GGCATGTCCCTGGATTGTGTGGAGATGTCTCTGGGCCGTGTGTTTGCCAGCGGCCAGGCCTACGTGGCCCTTTCCCGGGCCCGCAGCCTGCAGGGCCTCCGTGTGTTGGACTTTGACCCCATGGTGGTTCGCTGTGACCCCCGCGTGCTGAGCTTCTATGCTACCCTGTGGCGGGACAGGGCCCTCAGCCTGGTAAGAGGGAGTCACCCAATGGTGGGCAGAATGTGGCCGTGGGTAGCCTGGGAGCTAAGAGGAAGGGAAGGCCAAAAACACTAG
- the PIF1 gene encoding ATP-dependent DNA helicase PIF1 isoform X2 — MILYSQNLKVSRVLLLPAGRLFSTGSSECWHKPAEAAAMLSGTQAAAAECEDGELRCRVAVEELSPGGQPRRRQSLRTAELSLGRNERRELMLRLQAPGPAGRPRCFPVRAARLFTRFAAAGRSTLRFPADSTPRASAVQLLLSDCPPDRLRRFLHTLRLKLAAAPGPGPASARTQLLGPRPRDFISISPVQPEELRRAAATRVTDTTPVKRPTEPRAGAKPRTEVTRWPLPVKRLRLPPTKPELSKEQAAVLRAVLKGQSIFFTGSAGTGKSYLLKRILGSLPPTGTVATASTGVAACHIGGTTLHAFAGIGSGQAPLAQCVALAQRPGVRQGWLNCQRLVIDEISMVEADLFDKLEAVARAVRQQNKPFGGIQLIICGDFLQLPPVTKGSQLPQFCFQAKSWRRCVPVTLELTEVWRQTDKTFISLLQAVRLGRCSDEVTRQLRATAAHKVGRDGIVATRLCTHQDDVALTNERQLQELPGEVHSFEAMDSDPEQARTLDAQCPVSQLLQLKLGAQVMLVKNLAVSRGLVNGARGVVVGFEAEGRGLPQVRFLCGVTEVIRADRWTVQTTGGQLLSRQQLPLQLAWAISIHKSQGMSLDCVEMSLGRVFASGQAYVALSRARSLQGLRVLDFDPMVVRCDPRVLSFYATLWRDRALSLESPDDEEGTSDQENVDPNL, encoded by the exons ATGATTCTCTACTCCCAGAATTTGAAAGTTTCCAGGGTGCTACTACTGCCTGCAGGCCGACTTTTCTCAACTGGTTCGTCCGAGTGCTGGCACAA ACCTGCAGAGGCGGCGGCGATGCTTTCGGGCACCCAGGCAGCGGCCGCAGAATGCGAGGACGGAGAACTGCGGTGCCGTGTGGCCGTGGAGGAGCTGAGCCCCGGTGGGCAGCCGCGAAGGCGCCAGTCCCTACGCACCGCGGAGCTGAGCCTGGGTCGTAACGAGCGCCGCGAGTTGATGCTGAGGCTGCAGGCGCCCGGGCCCGCTGGGCGGCCGCGCTGCTTCCCCGTGCGCGCCGCGCGCCTCTTCACCCGCTTCGCTGCAGCCGGGCGCAGCACTCTGCGGTTCCCCGCCGACAGCACTCCCCGAGCCAGCGCCGTCCAGCTGCTGCTCTCCGATTGCCCCCCGGACCGCCTGCGCCGCTTCCTGCACACGCTGCGCCTCAAGCTGGCGGCGGCCCCGGGTCCCGGGCCGGCCTCCGCCCGCACGCAGCTGCTTGGCCCGCGGCCCCGCGACTTCATCAGCATCAGCCCCGTGCAGCCCGAGGAGTTGCGGCGTGCGGCGGCCACCCGGGTCACGGATACCACGCCGGTGAAGCGGCCCACGGAACCTCGGGCGGGAGCCAAGCCCCGCACC GAAGTCACAAGGTGGCCCCTGCCTGTGAAGAGGCTGAGATTGCCCCCCACCAAACCAGAGCTTTCCAAGGAACAGGCTGCTGTCCTGAGGGCTGTCCTGAAAGGCCAGAGCATTTTCTTCACTGGAAGTGCAG ggacggggaagtcttACCTGCTGAAGCGTATCCTGGGCTCACTGCCTCCCACGGGCACTGTGGCCACTGCCAGCACTGGGGTGGCAGCCTGCCACATCGGGGGTACTACCCTCCATGCCTTTGCAG GTATTGGCTCAGGCCAAGCTCCCCTGGCCCAGTGTGTGGCCCTGGCCCAGCGGCCCGGTGTGCGGCAGGGTTGGCTGAACTGCCAGCGGCTAGTCATTGATGAGATCTCCATGGTGGAAGCGGACCTGTTTGACAAGCTGGAGGCCGTGGCCAG AGCTGTCCGGCAGCAGAATAAGCCATTCGGAGGGATCCAGCTCATCATCTGTGGGGACTTCCTGCAGCTGCCACCTGTAACCAAGGGATCCCAGCTCCCGCAGTTCTGCTTCCAG GCCAAGAGCTGGAGGAGGTGTGTCCCAGTGACCCTGGAACTGACTGAGGTGTGGAGGCAAACAGACAAGACCTTCATCTCTCTGCTGCAAGCTGTGCGGCTGGGCAG GTGCTCAGATGAAGTCACCCGCCAGCTCCGGGCCACAGCTGCCCACAAGGTGGGGCGAGATGGGATTGTGGCCACAAGGCTCTGCACCCACCAGGATGACGTGGCCCTTACCAATGAGAGGCAGCTGCAGGAACTACCAG GCGAAGTACACAGCTTTGAGGCCATGGACAGTGACCCTGAGCAAGCCCGGACCCTGGATGCCCAGTGTCCTGTTAGCCAGCTCCTTCAGCTAAAGCTGGGGGCCCAG GTGATGCTGGTGAAGAACTTGGCAGTGTCTCGGGGCTTGGTGAATGGTGCCCGAGGGGTGGTAGTCGGGTTCGAGGCCGAGGGGAGAG GGCTGCCCCAGGTACGGTTCCTGTGTGGAGTCACCGAGGTCATCCGTGCTGACCGCTGGACGGTGCAGACCACTGGAGGCCAGCTCCTCAGCCGGCAGCAGCTGCCCTTGCAGCTGGCCTGGGCAATTTCCATTCACAAGAGCCAG GGCATGTCCCTGGATTGTGTGGAGATGTCTCTGGGCCGTGTGTTTGCCAGCGGCCAGGCCTACGTGGCCCTTTCCCGGGCCCGCAGCCTGCAGGGCCTCCGTGTGTTGGACTTTGACCCCATGGTGGTTCGCTGTGACCCCCGCGTGCTGAGCTTCTATGCTACCCTGTGGCGGGACAGGGCCCTCAGCCTG GAGTCCCCAGATGATGAGGAAGGAACCTCAGACCAGGAGAACGTGGACCCGAACCTTTGA